Within the Burkholderia ubonensis genome, the region GGCGTCGTCGGCCTGCCACGCGCCGTTCGCGCCGCGCGTGAAGCGCCGGCGGAACGCTTCATGATGCGTGAGCAGCGCGTCGAACGCGCGCGCGAACGCGGCGGGGTCGAACGCCCCGCGCACGTCGAACGCGACCGCCTGGTTCCAGTGGCCCGGATGCGGCACGTCGAGCGCGAAGAAGCGCTGCTGCGCGGGCGTCAGCACGCGCGCGGCGGCCACGGTCGTCGCGGCCTGTGCGACCGGGGCGGGCTGCGCCACGTCTTCCGTCTTCGCGACGCGCGCCAACTCGGCGAGCGTCGGGCCGTCGAACAGCTGCTTCGGCGTGAAGCGCACGCCGCGCTTGCGCGCGCGGGCAATCACCTGCAGCACGAGGATCGAGTCGCCGCCGAGTTCGAAGAAGTTGTCGTCGCGGCCGACGCGCGGCGCCTTCAGCACCGCCTGCCAGATTTCCGCGAGCGTCGTCTCGACCGCGCCTCGCGGCGCATCGCCCTGCACGCTCGCGGCAGGCGCGGCGGCCAGCGCGCGCAGCGCCGCGCGATCGACCTTGCCGTTCGCCGTCACCGGCAGGCGCGGCAGCGCGACGATCTGCGCCGGCACCATGTAGTCCGGCAGCGCCGCCGCGAGCCGTGCACGCAGCGCGGCCTCGTCGAACGCCGCGCCGTCGCGCGCGACGACGAACGCGGCGAGCCGCAGCCGGCCGTCGTGCTCGACCGCCAGCGTTTCCGCCTGCGCGATGCCGTCGGCCGCGCGCACGGCCGCGCTCACCTCGCCCGGCTCGACGCGATAGCCGCGGATCTTGACCTGGTCGTCGATCCGCCCGAGGAAGTCGATGCGGCCGTCCGTGCGCAGCCGCACGCGGTCGCCGGTGCGGTACACGCGCGCGCCCGGCGTGAACGGATCGGGCAGGAAGCGCTCGGCGGTCGCCGCCGGCCGGCCCCAGTAGCCGCGCGCGACGCCCGGCCCGCCGAGATGGAGTTCGCCGGTCGCGCCCGCCGGCACGCACGCGCCGAACGCATCGAGCACGACCGCGCGTGCATTCGGCAGCGGTCCGCCAAGCGGCACGCCCCGCGCCCCGTCGTGCCCATCGTCGGCCATCGACGCCGTGTCGCACGCGAGCGCGCCGACGGTCGCCTCGGTCGGGCCGTAGTGATTGATCACGCGGCACGCGGGCTTGAGCGCGGCGATGCGCGCGACCAGCGCCCACGTGAGCGTTTCGCCGCCCGTCACGAGCGCATGGCTCGGCAGCACGTCGGCCGGCGCGCGGGCTTCGAGCAGCGCCTGCAGATGGCTCGGCACGATCTTCAGCACGCCGACGTCGCGGCGGCGCATCTCGTCGGCGAACGCATCCGGATCGAACGCGCACGACGCCGGCAGCAGATGCAGCGTGCGGCCCGCGCACAGCGCGCCGAACAGCGTCGTATGGCCGAGGTCGGCGGCGACCGTCGACACCATCGCGAACGACGCGTCCGGCGCGAACGCGAGTTCGTCGAGCATGCCCTGCACGTAATCGGCGAGCGCGCGATGCGATACGACGACGCCCTTCGGCGTGCCGGTCGAGCCGGACGTGTAGATCAGGTACGCGCCCTGGTCCGGGTGCGGCGCGATGCGCGCGGCGCCCGCCTGCGCGAGCGTCGCGTCGGCCGCGAGCGCGTCGACGTCGAGCGCCTGCGCGAGCGTGCCGGCCGGCCATGCGGCGTCGCCGGCGACGAGCGCCGAGCGCGCGCGGCAATCGGCGGCGGCGGCCGCGAGCCGCTCGGCCGGCTGCGCCGGATCGAGCAGCACGGCCAGCGCGCCCGCCTTCAGCGCGCCGAGCAGGCCGACGACGAAGCGCGCCGAGCGCTCGATGCAGACGACGACCGGTTCCTCGGCCGCCGTGCCGCGCAGTTGGAGCGCGCGGGCGACGCGATCCGACGCGTCGTCGAGTTCCGCGAACGTCAGCGACTCCGCCGCATCGGCCAGCGCGACGCGATGCGGATACGCGGCGGCCTGCCGCGCGAACGCCGCGACGACGTCGGCATGCTCGACGCGCAGCGCGCGGCCGTCGCGCGGCTGGCGCGACGCGGGCGCCGCATCGCACGGCAGCTCGGCCGTGACGGTCTGCGGATCGCGCGCGGCGGCCGCGACGAGCGCCGCATAGCTGGCGAGCCACGCGCGCGCGGTGTCGGCGTCGATGCAGTCGGTCGCATACGCGGTGACCAGTTCGATGCCGCTCGCATCGTCGGTGAAATCCAGCGCGAAATCGAAGCGCGCGGCGAGGTCCGGCCCCGGCGTCGCGACCGCGGTCGCGCCCGGCAGCGCGCTGTCGAGCCGCGCGTCGAACTGCTGCGCGAACTTGACGCGCAGCCATTCGTCGCCGCGCCGCACCGGCGGCTTCACCGCGTCGACGACGCGCTCGAACGGCACGTCCTGGTGCGCATACGCATCGAGCGCCGCCGCACGCACCGCATCGACCAGCGCGGCGAACGGCTGCGTCGGCGCGACGCGCACGCGCAGCGCGACGGTGTTCAGGAACAGCCCGAGCAGCGGCGCGTTTCCGGACGCTGCCGGTGCGCGACCGGCACCGCGACCACGACGTCGGTCGCACCGGTCAGGCGCGACAGCCACGCGTCGAGCGCGGCCATCAGCACCGTGAAGACCGTCGCGTGCGCGTCGCGCGCGAGCCGGCGCACGTCGGCCGCGACCGCGTCGGGCAGGCGCAGCGACGCGCGCGCGCCGTGCAGCGTGCGCGTCGCGCCCGGCTGCCGGTCGACCGGCAGTGCGAGCGGGCCCGGCGCGTCCTGCAGCGCGGCGCGCCAGTAGTTCAGTTGCCGCTCGCCCTCGCCGCCCGCGAGCATGTCGCGCTGCCAGTCCGCATAGTCCGCGTACTGGATCGGCAGCGCGGGCAGCGCCGGCTCGCGACGCTTCGCATACGCGCAATAGGCCGCCGTCAGCTCCTCGAACGCGCAGCGCGAGCTCCAGCCGTCGGTGATCGCATGATGGGCGGTCAGCAGCAGCCGGTGACGGTCGTCGGCGAGCGCGATGAGCGTCGCACGCACGAGCGGGCCTTCGGCCAGGTCGAACGGCGCGCCGGCGTCGCGCTCGGCGAAGATCGCCGCCTGCGCGTCGCGGCCGGCCGGCGGCAGGCCGCGCAGGTCAACTTCGGCGATCGCCACCGGCAGGCGCGCGTGGATCCGCTGCATCACGACGCCGTCGTCGTTTTCGACGAGCGTCGTGCGCCACGCGTCGTGCCGGCCGATCACGTGATCGAGCGCGCGCTGCAGCGCGGCGCGGTCGAGCGCGCCGTCGATCGTCCAGTGCGCGGCGATGTGATAGGCCGCGCTCGCGTCGCGCGTCTGCGCGAGCACCCAGAAGCGCTGCTGCGCCAGCGACGCCGCGCGCTCCGCATACGGTGCGCCGGCCGGCGCACCGGCGCGCGCCGCGATCGCGACGAGCGGCGCGCCGGTTTCGCGCTCCGCGCGGTCGATCGCGTCGGCCAGCGCGGCGAGCGCCGGGTCCGCGAACAGCATGTCGAGCCGCAGGTTGACGCGCCATTCGGCACGAATCGCCGCCTGAAGCTGCATCGCCGCGAGCGAATCGCCGCCCAGCGCGAGGAACCGGTCGTCGCGCGACGGCGGCGCGTCGAGGCCGAGCAGCGTCTGCCAGATTTCAGCGGTGCGCCGCTCGGTGTCCGTGCGCGGCGCGTCGCCGGCTGCGCGGTCCAAACGGTCCGCAAGGTCCGCGGCGATCCGCTCGCGCAGCGCCGCGCGGTCGAGCTTGCCGTTCAGCGTGTACGGCAGCGCGTCGCAGCGCACGTACCGGTGCGGCTGCCAGGCGGCCGGCAACTGCGCGGCGACGTGCGCCTTCAGCGCCGCGTCGTCGGCCTCCGTGCGCAGCGCGACGCATGCGACGAGCCGCGTCGGGCCGCCGTCGGCTTCCGCGACCACGGCCGCGTCCGCGACGGCCGGATGCGCGCGCAGGCACGCGGCGATTTCCGCCGGCTCGACGCGCACGCCGCGCACCTGCACCTGATCGTCGAGGCGGCCGAGGTAATCGAACGCGCCGTCGCCGCGCACTCGCGCGAGATCGCCGGTGCGATAGACGCGCGCGCCGGGCGCGCCGTCCGGATCGGGCACGAAGCGCTCGGCGGTCAGCGCCGGGCGGCCGTGATAGCCGCGCGCGAGGCAGACGCCGCCGAGCAGCAGCTCGCCGGCCGCCGCGCCGTCGCCACCGTCGACGCGGGCAACGCGCGGACCGATCGGCCGGCCGATCGGCAGCGCCGCGAACGCGTCGCCCGCGGCGAGCGCGGGCGTCTCGCCCGGCTCGACCGGCCACAGCATCGGCGAGATCACCGCTTCGGTCGGCCCGTAGCCGTTGACGAGCCGCACCGCCGGGAAGGTGTCGCGCACGAACTCGAATGCCTGCTGCGGCAGCGCCTCGCCGCCGAACGCGAGCACGCGCAGCGCGGGCGGCACGCCGTCGCGCGCGGCGAGCGCCGCGAACTCGCGCAGATAGGCAGGCGGAAACGCGGCGACGCTGACCTGCTCGCGCACCATCAGCGCATGCGCGGCGTCCGGCGCAAACGGCTGCGGCGGCGCGACCGCGATGCTTGCGCCGACCGCGAGCGGCGCGAGCCAGCATTCGTGCGCGGCGTCGAAATTGACCGACGCGAAATGCAGCAGCCGGTCGCCGGCCGCGATCGGCAGCGCGGCCGCAAGCGCATCGCAATGCGCGGCGAGCGGCCCGTGCTCGACGACGACCGCCTTCGGCGTGCCGGTCGAGCCGGACGTGTAGATCATGTAGGCGGCCGCGCGCGGATGAACCGGCGCGTCGTCTTCATCGACGCACGCGTCCGTTGCATTGGCATCGATTTCCGCGACGTCGAACGCATGCGCGAACGGCGCGCCGAGCGCCGCGCGCCCCGCCGCGTCGACGATGCCGTGGCGCAGGTTCGCGTCGCGCACGATCCAGTCGAGGCGCGCGGCCGGATGGCGCGGATCGAGCGGCACGAACACGCCGCCCGCCTTCAGCACGGCCAGCAGCGCGATGAACAGCTCGCACGAGCGCTCGACGCACACGCCGACCCGCACCTCGGCGCCGACGCCTGCCGCGCGCAGCCGCCGCGCGAGCCGCGACGCGCGCGCATCGAGCGCGCCGCGCGTCAGGCGGATTTCGGTCGGAAAGGAGACGGCGAGCGCGGGCGCGTCGGGCGCGCGGCGCGCCAGCTCGCGGATTCGGTGATGCAACGCAGTCGGGAAACTCGTCATGGGCGTGAAGTCCTTCAAGGTCCGGCCGCTACGGCCAACTCACGGCGCCGCACTGGGCGGCTTCACTGGTGTGACGAACGGCGCGGCCGGTTTTTTACCGTTTTGCGCACGACGGCCGCGCGCAGGCCGCGCATGGCGAGTTCGCACGCGCTGCCAAATGCCTGCGCTGCTAAATATTTGCGGCGCCCGTTCGTCTATCAGGGAGAGACGCCGCGACCACGCGGCTGCCGCAGCGCTGCCGTTCGCGCCGGCCCTGCCGGTTGCGCGCGTTTCACCAGCCTTTCTCGCCTGCCCTTCATTAACCGACGTTGCCGATGACCGCCGCCCACGAGCCCTCTTCCCCGCCGTCCCTCGACGCCTCCCCCGGCCGCCCCGCCGCGCGCCTGATCCTCGCGCTGCTGCGCGAAAGCCGCGCCGCGCTCGCGCTCGCGCTCGTCGCCTGCGTGCTGAACGGCGTCGCGAGCGTGCTGCTCGTCGCGACGCTGAACCGCGCGCTCGCGCAGCCGGTCGCGGCCGACGCCGCGCTCGCGTGGCGCTTCGCGCTGTGCGCGGTGGTCGCGCTCGTCACGCGGATCGTGTCGGGCGTGCTGTTCGCGCGGCTGTCGCAGGACACGATGGCGCGGCTGCGCGCGCATCTCGCGCGCCGCGTCGGAGCTGCCGAGCTGCGCGACGTCGAGCGCATCGGCGCGGCGCCCGTGCAGTCGGTGCTGACCGACGACGCGACCAACGTGTCGATGCTGTTCTTCGCGCTGCCGAACCTCGTGATGCACGGCTCGATCGTGTTCGGCTGCCTCGGCTATCTCGCGTGGCTGTCGTGGCCCGTGTGCGTGCTCGCGCTCACGGCGATCGTCGCGGGCTCGCTCGGCTATCACACCGGCGACCGCCGCGCGATCGCGTCGCTCGAAGCGGCCGGCCGCGCACAGGACAAGCTGTTCGGCTATCTCGGCGCGCTGTTCTCCGGCGCGAAGGAATTGAAGCTGCATGACGCGCGCGCGCGCCAGTTCGTCGACGGCCAGTTGGGCGCGGCGATCGGCGAGGTGCGCGACCACCGCCGCCGCGCGTTCAGCGCGTATGCGGTCGGCGTCGGCTGGATCATCTTCCTGTTCTATGCGTTCCTCGGCGCGGCCGCGTTCTGGCCGCAGCTCGGCGTGCACGCGGACCCGGGCGCGACGGCCGGCTACGTCGTCGTGTTCCTGTTCATGCTGGTGCCGCTCGACGGCCTGCTGAACAACCTGCCCACCGTCAACGCGGCGCGCGTGTCGCTCGCGCGCATCGAGGACGTGATGGCCGAATTCGGCGCGCTGCGCACCGCGCCGCCCGCGAGCGACGCGCCGGCGGCCGCCGTGTCCGCCATCGCGCCCGCCGGCGCGGTCACGCTGCGCGGCGTCACGCATTCGTATTTCCACGAGCGCGACGAGCGGATGTTCCGCATCGGGCCGATCGACCTGACGCTGAAGCCCGGCGAGCTCGTATTCATCGTCGGCGGCAACGGCAGCGGCAAGACCACGCTCGCGAAGGTGCTCACGGGCCTCTACGAACCCGAGGAAGGCGCGATCGAGGTCGACGGCCGGCCGGTCGGCTGGCGCGAGCGCGCCGCGTACCGGCAGCGCTTCAGCGCGGTGTTCAACGATTTCCACCTGTTCGATGCGCTGCTCGGCATCGTCGACCCGGACGATCCGGCGCGCGCGCAGGCCGACGCGCGCGCGAACGCGCTGGTCGCGAAGCTCGCGCTCGACCACAAGGTGAAGGTCGTCGACGGCGCGTTCTCGACCCGCGCGCTGTCCACCGGGCAGCGCAAGCGGCTCGCGCTCGTCGTCGCGTATCTGGAAGACCGGCCGTTCTACCTGTTCGACGAATGGGCCGCCGACCAGGACCCGACGTTCAAGGCGGTGTTCTACGAACAACTGCTGCCCGAGCTGCGCGCGCGCGGCAAGGCGGTGGTCGTGATCACGCACGACGACCGCTACTTCGATCTCGCCGACCGCGTGCTGAAGCTCGACAACGGGCGGATCGTCAGCGATACGGCGCCCGCGCGAGCGCGCGACGGCGCGAACGCGCTGAGTGCGTGATCGTCGGGGCACGCCGGCCTGCATCGTCGTGTTGGTCGCGCCGGCGGTCTCGATGATCGGTGGCAGGCGCGCAGCGATTGCGGCGATGGGCTTGCCTGTGCAGCGCGAGCGCGGCGGCCGGCTGCTGGTGGCCGGATGTGCGTCGCGCTTGCTGTGTACTGGCGTTGGGTTCGATTCGCTGTTGGGCGCATGCGTGGCACGGGGAAGTTGCCGCAGGCTATGCCGTGCATGACGGACGGCGCTGTGTCGCTCGGCAATCGAACCAGCGCGGGTTCGCCCCGCTATTGCGAGCGCGCCCGCCATGGAAAAGTCTTTCGGGCGCGCGCAAGGTGGTAGCGTGCATCGCGGGCAGCCCGCCGGTGCCGCGCGCCAGCACCCCGCCCGTCCCCGACACGCGAAACGTGTGGCCCGATTACCGACCCACTCACGTGATCGCGCTCGCGACGAACGCGCAACGAACCCTCGCGCACCATGCCCTTCTCAACCGCGCTACCCCGCTGTCCGACGTGAATTCCCGCCGCACGCGTCAGCGCACGGCCGGCAGTTTCAGCAGCGTATCGGTCATCACGTCCGCCAGCTTCAGCGCCGACATCGGGCCGCCGAAGCCCCAGATATTGCGCTCGATCAGCGCGATCCGGTTTGGCTTGCGCGCAGGCACGTATTGCCAGACCGGCGAATCGAGTTTCGCGTCGAGCGGCACGTCCATCCCGGTCGCGGTCACGAACAGCACCGCCAGGTCGCGCTGCGTCAGCAGGTCCGCCGACGTCACGTAGAGCGTGCCCTCGCGGGTCGGCTTCTTCGGCCACAGATCGAGGCCGAGCGCGCGCGCGAGGCCGGCCGCCGTGCTGTTGCCCGTATACGCCCAGTAGCGGTCGGGCAGCCCGAGATCCTGCAGCAGCGCGACGCGTTCGCTGCCTGCCTGCCGCCGCGAGCCGTTTCGCGTTGCGCGCGAGGCCGGCGTCGAGCTGCGCTTCGACCGCCTGCGCACGCGCGCTGCGCCCCGTCACCGCGCCGATCGTGCGGAAGATCTGCCGGGTCCAGTCGAGCTGGGTCACGGGCACGCCGCCTTCGTTCACGTTCGGGCTGAACTGGAACAGGATCGTCGGCGCGATCCGGTCGAGCGCCGCGAAAATCGGTGCATGCCGAAAACCGACGCCGATGATCAGGTCGGGCTTGACCGCCGCGATCGCCTCGAGCCCCGGCTCCTGCCGCGAACCGACGTCCGTCACGTGCGCGAAGCGCGCATTGTCGTAGCCGAGCCAGCCCGGATAGAACGCGGTGTCGACCATCCCGGCCGGCGTGATGTCGAGCGCCGCGAGCCTTTCCGCGAACATGAATTCGAGCGCGACGACGCGTTGCGCCCGCGCCGGCATCGTCGCGCTGGCCTGCGAGACGACCGGATTGCCGGCCAGCGAGCGGCCGGCCTGCAAGGCCGTGGCCGTAGCCATACCCGCGCCACGCCCGGCCGCGCGTGCATCGCTCGCGAGCGCATCGCGCGGCGCCGCGCACGCGGCGGCGAGCGCGGCCAGCATCCCGAGCGAACGGCGGCGGCCGGCGTGCATCAGCGGCTCGAGTCCTGCCCGGCCAGCGCCGCGTCGTCCATCGTCAGTAGCAAGGGGCAGCTTCCACACAGTTGCGTTTCTCCAGGGATTTCGTAGCGCAGGCAGCACACGCGGCGCGCGCGGAACGGCGTCGGCAGCAGCGGCGAGCGCGGCACGGCGTCGCGCACCGGCGTGCGCAGCGGGTTCGATTCGCCGTCGACGCACGACCCGCCGAACAGCCAGCACGCATCGCGCACGGGATCGGCGACGCACGGCAGCGTCCGGTACATGCCGAACAGATGATCGAGCAGATTGCCGGCGTTGCTCCACAGCACGCGCGGCGTGACGCGGCCCATCTCGGCCAGCAGGTCGATCACCGCGCCGAGATGCGCGACGAGCCCCGCGTAGCGCGGCGCCGGATCGTCGCAGGGTTCGCCGAGCGCGTCGTGCGCGAAGACCAGCCCTGCGGGCATCCCGTCGTCGAGCACGACGAACGTGCGTTCGGGCGCCATGTCGAGCGGCCGGCCGAGCAGCAGCGCGGCGACGACGCCCGCGGGCGCCGCGCGGCCGAAGTAGTACTTGCTCCATTGCGACAGCAGCGCGCGCGCATGCACGGCCGGATCGCCGCCGTAGTG harbors:
- a CDS encoding cyclic peptide export ABC transporter: MTAAHEPSSPPSLDASPGRPAARLILALLRESRAALALALVACVLNGVASVLLVATLNRALAQPVAADAALAWRFALCAVVALVTRIVSGVLFARLSQDTMARLRAHLARRVGAAELRDVERIGAAPVQSVLTDDATNVSMLFFALPNLVMHGSIVFGCLGYLAWLSWPVCVLALTAIVAGSLGYHTGDRRAIASLEAAGRAQDKLFGYLGALFSGAKELKLHDARARQFVDGQLGAAIGEVRDHRRRAFSAYAVGVGWIIFLFYAFLGAAAFWPQLGVHADPGATAGYVVVFLFMLVPLDGLLNNLPTVNAARVSLARIEDVMAEFGALRTAPPASDAPAAAVSAIAPAGAVTLRGVTHSYFHERDERMFRIGPIDLTLKPGELVFIVGGNGSGKTTLAKVLTGLYEPEEGAIEVDGRPVGWRERAAYRQRFSAVFNDFHLFDALLGIVDPDDPARAQADARANALVAKLALDHKVKVVDGAFSTRALSTGQRKRLALVVAYLEDRPFYLFDEWAADQDPTFKAVFYEQLLPELRARGKAVVVITHDDRYFDLADRVLKLDNGRIVSDTAPARARDGANALSA
- the fhuF gene encoding siderophore-iron reductase FhuF, whose translation is MTAAPGCTADTGATRFSAFAPEALGAHLDVVWLGRPHETHAPGRIVVPVEALADHRDALLDAMVRHYGGDPAVHARALLSQWSKYYFGRAAPAGVVAALLLGRPLDMAPERTFVVLDDGMPAGLVFAHDALGEPCDDPAPRYAGLVAHLGAVIDLLAEMGRVTPRVLWSNAGNLLDHLFGMYRTLPCVADPVRDACWLFGGSCVDGESNPLRTPVRDAVPRSPLLPTPFRARRVCCLRYEIPGETQLCGSCPLLLTMDDAALAGQDSSR